Proteins from a genomic interval of Quercus robur chromosome 9, dhQueRobu3.1, whole genome shotgun sequence:
- the LOC126698173 gene encoding uncharacterized protein LOC126698173, with protein sequence MHSCVDMVILFPPSLMVDLPQVFGLTSFRNLCKFYKSLIKKWSRSKNLSANESQVEPDLEAQKDHAVDNRLEEESMNGDHNHRHKGEGLGGNGSTTSHRGSHKHRSSDNGFSSTPSPSSRSASRKSNSNTPIKSNLFRSSSKKSTQSMPSSTHMGRKGKDSTPSPSVLSRNTSRSSNSSRIMYSNSSGMLKPPPIEKKLECTLEELCYGSTRKVKITREIVTDTGQITHEEELLSIKVKPGWKKGTKITFEGMGNERPGALPADITFVIAEKRHSMFRREGDDLELAVRIPLIKALTGCKLSIPLLGGEKMSMTIDDIIYPGYEKIIAGKGMPNPKDHGKRGDLKITFLVDFPKELTDEQRSDILSILQDSS encoded by the exons ATGCATTCTTGTGTGGATATGGTCATACTCTTCCCTCCCTCTCTAATGGTGGATCTTCCTCAAGTTTTCGGCTTAACCTCCTTTCGAAACCTCtgtaaattttacaaatctCTTATCAAAAAATGGTCTCGAAGCAAAAATTTATCTGCAAATGAATCCCAAGTTGAACCCGATTTAGAAGCTCAAAAG GACCATGCAGTCGATAATAGACTAGAGGAAGAGTCTATGAATGGAGACCACAATCATAGACACAAAGGAGAGGGCTTGGGAGGAAATGGCAGTACCACTAGTCATAGGGGTTCCCACAAGCATAGAAGCTCTGACAATGGCTTTTCTTCCACACCTTCTCCTTCCTCAAGAAGTGCAAGCCGAAAGAGTAACTCTAACACCCCAATAAAAAGTAATCTTTTTAGAAGCTCGAGCAAGAAAAGCACACAATCAATGCCTTCTTCTACACATATGGGTCGCAAAGGCAAAGACTCAACACCCTCTCCTTCTGTCCTATCAAGAAATACAAGTCGCAGCTCTAACTCCTCACGCATCATGTATTCAAACTCATCTGGGATGTTAAAACCCCCACCAATCGAGAAGAAGCTCGAGTGCACGCTTGAGGAGTTGTGCTATGGAAGCACCAGGAAGGTCAAGATCACAAGAGAAATCGTTACAGACACCGG GCAAATAACTCACGAAGAGGAATTGCTATCGATAAAAGTGAAGCCAGGATGGAAAAAAGGAACGAAGATCACATTCGAAGGAATGGGAAACGAAAGACCTGGGGCTCTTCCAGCAGACATAACTTTTGTGATTGCAGAGAAACGACACTCCATGTTTAGAAGAGAAGGCGACGATTTGGAGTTAGCCGTAAGGATCCCCTTAATAAAGGCACTTACAGGCTGCAAACTCTCTATCCCTCTATTGGGTGGGGAGAAGATGTCAATGACAATTGATGATATCATATACCCTGGCTATGAAAAGATCATTGCTGGCAAGGGCATGCCAAACCCCAAAGACCATGGAAAGAGAGGAGACCTCAAAATTACATTCCTAGTTGACTTTCCAAAAGAACTAACAGATGAACAACGATCTGATATTCTTAGTATTCTACAGGATTCTTCTTGA
- the LOC126698172 gene encoding aldehyde dehydrogenase family 3 member H1, translated as MGSVEKQMEVFDSEAASSMVKELRDEFLSGKSRSYEWRVTQLKNILKMSEDREQDIVKALHSDLAKPELESSIYEISMLKNACTLAIKKLKHWMKPEKVKTSLTSFPSSAEIVSEPLGVVLVISPWNYPFLLSIDPVVGAIAAGNAVVVKPSEVAPATSSLIAKLVGEYLDNSLVRVVEGAVAETTALLEQKWDKICYTGNGRVGRIVMAAAAKHLTPVLLELGGKCPAVVDSSINLKVAARRIVAGKWGCNNGQTCVAVDYILTTKDVALKLVDALKHELEGFYGKNQLESRDLSRIVNSNHFARLTKLLDEDKVSGKIVHGGERDKAKLKIAPTILLDVPQDSLIMNEEIFGPLLPIFTVEKVENSFDVINSGTKPLAAYLFTDNKKLKEQFVMAVSAGGLLINDTVIHLAVDALPFGGVQESGMGAYHGKFSFDAFSHKKGVLYRSFAGDAPVRYPPYTNGKLKFMKALMSGSILGVICALIGFSKN; from the exons ATGGGGTCTGTGGAGAAACAAATGGAGGTGTTTGACTCGGAAGCAGCGTCGTCGATGGTGAAGGAGTTGAGAGATGAGTTTCTGAGTGGAAAGAGTCGGAGCTATGAGTGGAGAGTGACGCAGTTGAAAAACATTCTCAAGATGTCTGAGGATCGTGAACAAGATATCGTCAAAGCTCTTCACTCTGACCTCGCCAAGCCCGAGCTCGAGTCCTCAATCTACGAG ATATCTATGTTAAAGAATGCATGCACATTGgcaattaagaaattaaaacatTGGATGAAGCCAgaaaag GTTAAAACTTCATTAACCTCATTTCCTTCATCAGCTGAAATAGTGTCAGAACCTCTGGGTGTTGTTTTGGTCATTTCACCATGGAATTATCCTTTCT TGTTGTCAATCGATCCAGTTGTTGGAGCTATTGCAGCTGGTAATGCAGTTGTTGTAAAACCATCAGAAGTTGCTCCAGCCACATCGTCATTGATTGCAAAATTAGTCGGAGAATATTTGGATAACTCTTTGGTAAGGGTTGTTGAGGGGGCTGTTGCTGAAACAACTGCACTACTGGAGCAAAAGTGGGACAAAATATGTTATACAG GTAATGGTAGAGTTGGACGGATTGTGATGGCAGCTGCTGCAAAGCACCTTACACCAGTTCTTTTAGAACTTGGAGGAAAATGCCCAGCTGTTGTTGACTCGAGCATCAATTTAAAA GTTGCAGCTAGAAGGATAGTTGCGGGTAAGTGGGGATGTAATAATGGACAAACCTGCGTTGCTGTCGATTACATTTTAACAACAAAAGATGTTGCTCTGAAGTTG GTAGATGCATTGAAACATGAACTGGAGGGTTTTTATGGGAAGAATCAATTGGAGTCAAGAGACCTGTCCCGCATTGTGAACTCAAACCACTTTGCTCGCTTGACCAAGCTCTTGGATGAGGATAAGGTTTCTGGCAAGATTGTCCATGGAGGTGAAAGGGATAAAGCAAAATT GAAGATTGCTCCCACCATCTTGCTGGATGTCCCACAGGACTCTTTGATAATGAATGAAGAGATTTTTGGACCCTTGCTACCCATTTTCACG GttgaaaaagttgaaaacaGCTTTGATGTTATAAATTCTGGAACAAAGCCCCTTGCTGCATATTTATTTACCGACAACAAGAAGCTCAAGGAGCAGTTTGTAATGGCTGTCTCTGCAGGGGGATTGCTCATCAATGACACTGTCATACAT CTTGCGGTTGACGCTCTTCCATTTGGAGGAGTTCAGGAGAGTGGAATGGGTGCCTACCATGGGAAATTCTCTTTTGATGCTTTTAGCCATAAGAAGGGAGTTTTGTATCGAAGTTTTGCAGGTGATGCACCTGTGAGGTATCCACCATACACAAATGGGAAGCTAAAATTTATGAAGGCTCTAATGAGTGGTAGTATACTTGGTGTGATCTGTGCTCTGATCGGATtttcaaagaattaa